A genomic region of Castor canadensis chromosome 16, mCasCan1.hap1v2, whole genome shotgun sequence contains the following coding sequences:
- the Cic gene encoding protein capicua homolog isoform X4, with the protein MKPMKKACTGLSGSGSNNKSPPATRAKALRRRGAGEGDKPEEEDDETQPQQHPGPEEAEEGEEEEAEQGPGVEGPPLELHPSDPAPGPAEDPKGDGEAGRWEPSLSRKTATFKSRAPKKKYVEEHGAGSGGTGASEERERTPEEASSLGVPPRPPTSTRSSSTDTASEHSADLEDEPAEACGPCPWPPGGTSGSYDLRQLRSQRVLARRGDGLFLPAVVRQVRRSQDLGVQFPGDRALTFFEGVPGGGVDVVLDATPPPGALVVGTAVCTCVEPGVAAYREGVVVEVATKPAAYKIRLSPGPSSQPGPPGTLPQPQQPQHREPEEAVWVARSSLRLLRPPWEPETLLRKPPTGPEEEQTEPGATLPTCPAALDPKQPEDAEVSKISFGSNLGAHCEEGEEKHPIALGTPALLPLPPPQLLSPPPKSPAFAGPGRPGEQPSPCQEGSQGGSRSSSVASLEKGTAPATRARTPLTAAQQKYKKGDVVCTPNGIRKKFNGKQWRRLCSRDGCMKESQRRGYCSRHLSMRTKEMEGLADSGPGGAGRPAGVAAREGSTEFDWGDETSRDSEASSVAARGDSRPRLVAPADLSRFEFDECEAAVMLVSLGSSRSGTPSFSPVSTQSPFSPAPSPSPSPLFGFRPANFSPINASPVIQRTAVRSRHLSASTPKAGVLTPPDLGPHPPPPAPRERHSSGILPTFQTNLTFTVPISPGRRKTELLPHPGALGAPGAGGGGATSDFPKSDSLDSSVDSVSHTPTPSTPASFRAVSPAVPFSRSRQSSPLLLLPPPAGLTSDPGPSVRRVPAVQRDSPVIVRNPDVPLPSKFSGEVGTASEARAGGPGRGCRETPVPPGVASGKTGPHPPLPAPVPITVPPAAPTAVAQPMPTFGLASSPFQPVAFHPSPAALLPVLVPSSYTSHPAPKKEVIMGRPGTVWTNVEPRSVAVFPWHSLVPFLAPSQPDPSVQPSEAQQPASHPVASSQSKEPAESAAVAHEQPPGGAGNADPGRPPGATCPESPGPGLPHTLGVVEPGKGPPPTTEEEAPGPPGEPRLDSETESDHDDAFLSIMSPEMQLPLPPGKRRTQSLSALPKERDSSSEKDGRSPNKREKDHIRRPMNAFMIFSKRHRALVHQRHPNQDNRTVSKILGEWWYALGPKEKQKYHDLAFQVKEAHFKAHPDWKWCNKDRKKSSSEAKPTSLGLAGGHKETRERSMSETGTAAAPGVSSELLSVAAQTLLSSDTKTPGSGPCGAERLHTVGGPGSARPRAFSHSGVHSLDGGEVDSQALQELTQMVSGPTSYSGSKPSTQYGTPGPFTAPGEGGTLAASGRPPLLPTRASRSQRATSEDMTSDEERMVICEEEGDDDVIADDGFGTTDIDLKCKERVTDSESGDSSGEDPEGNKGFGRKVFSPVIRSSFTHCRPTLDPEPPGPPDPPAAFGKGYGPTPSSSSSPAATTSTSVANSYSLGSGTFKAQESSQGGTVGLLRPPHPGAGGPVTPSKATRFLPADPASFRRKRPESVGSLEPPGPSVIAAPPSGGGNTLQTLVVPPNKEERESSGARVPSAPAPSLAYGAPAAPLARPAATMVTNVVRPVSSTPVPIASKPFPSSGRAEVSPNDTAGARTEMGTGSRVPGGSPVGVSLVYSDKKSTAASSPAPHLVAGPLLGTVGKAPATVTNLLVGTPGYGTPAPPAVQFIAQGAPGSGSTAGSGAGTGSGPNGPVPLGILQPGALGKAGGITQVQYILPTLPQQLQVAPAPAPAPGTKAAAPSGPAPTTSIRFTLPPGTCTSTNGKVLAATAPTPGIPILQSVPSAPPPKAQSVSPVQAPPQSGSAQLLPGKVLVPLATPSMSVRGGGASQPLPLVSQPFSVPVQNGAQPPSKIIQLTPVPVSTPSGLVPPLSPATLPGTTSQPQKVLLPSSTRITYVQSAGGHSLPLGTSPASSQAGTVTSYGPTSSVALGFTSLGPSGPTFVQPLLSAGQTPLLAPGQVGMSPVPSPQLPPACTAPGGPVITAFYPGSPAPTSAPLAQPSQAPPSLVYTVATSTTPPAATILPKGPSASVTATPAPTSPFPSASAGSMTYSLVAPKAQRPSPKAPQKVKAAIASIPVGSFEAGAPVRPGPAPRQPLEPGPARESTGPESELEGQLTPPVPPPPPETWPPTARSSPPPPLPAEERTSTKVPETVASKFPSSSSDWRVPGLGLESRGEPPTPPSPAPASASGSSGGSSEGSSGRATCDTPERKEAASTGKKVKVRPPPLKKTFDSVDKVLSEVDFEERFAELPEFRPEEVLPSPTLQSLATSPRAILGSYRKKRKNSTDLDSAPEDPTSPKRKMRRRSSCSSEPNTPKSAKCEGDIFTFDRTGTEAEDVLGELEYEKVPYSSLRRTLDQRRALVMQLFQDHGFFPSAQATAAFQARYADIFPSKVCLQLKIREVRQKIMQAATPTEQPPGAEAPLPAPPPTGTAATPAPTPSPAGGPDPTSPGSDSGTAQAAPPLPPPPEPGPGQPGWEGTPQPSPPPSGPSTAATGR; encoded by the exons ATGAAGCCAATGAAGAAGGCATGCACTGGCCTTTCGGGTTCTGGCAGCAACAACAAGTCTCCACCAGCCACAAGGGCCAAGGCTCTGAGGCGTCGAGGGGCTGGGGAGGGTGACAAGCCAGAGGAGGAGGATGACGAGACACAGCCACAGCAGCATCCAGGCCCAGAAGAGGCTGAAGAGGGTGAGGAGGAAGAGGCTGAGCAGGGCCCTGGGGTGGAGGGGCCACCCCTGGAGCTGCACCCCAGTGACCCTGCCCCAGGCCCAGCTGAGGACCCCAAGGGGGACGGGGAGGCAGGTCGCTGGGAGCCTTCACTTAGCCGCAAGACAGCCACATTCAAGTCGCGAGCACCCAAGAAGAAGTACGTGGAGGAGCACGGTGCTGGCAGTGGTGGCACTGGAGCCTCTGAAGAGCGAGAGCGGACCCCTGAGGAGGCCAGTTCTTTGGGGGTGCCTCCACGGCCACCCACCTCCACTCGCTCTTCCTCCACTGACACAGCCAGTGAGCACTCAGCTGATCTGGAGGATGAGCCAGCTGAGGCTTGTGGTCCATGCCCCTGGCCCCCTGGTGGCACCAGTGGTAGCTATGACCTACGGCAGCTGCGATCCCAGCGGGTGCTGGCTCGGCGTGGCGATGGCCTCTTCCTGCCTGCTGTAGTGCGCCAGGTGCGTCGAAGCCAGGACCTGGGTGTGCAGTTCCCTGGTGACCGGGCCTTGACTTTCTTTGAGGGGGTGCCAGGTGGTGGTGTGGATGTGGTTTTGGATGCCACGCCACCACCAGGTGCATTGGTGGTGGGCACAGCTGTCTGTACCTGTGTGGAGCCTGGTGTGGCTGCCTACCGTGAGGGTGTGGTGGTAGAGGTGGCCACTAAGCCAGCTGCGTATAAGATCCGCCTCAGCCCTGGCCCTAGCTCCCAGCCAGGCCCACCAGGCACATTACCACAGCCCCAGCAGCCACAACACCGTGAGCCCGAGGAGGCTGTGTGGGTGGCCCGCTCCAGCCTGCGCCTGCTGCGGCCCCCCTGGGAACCTGAGACCCTACTGAGGAAGCCCCCCACAGGCCCCGAGGAGGAGCAGACAGAGCCTGGGGCCACCCTGCCCACCTGCCCTGCTGCCCTGGACCCCAAGCAGCCTGAGGATGCTGAGGTCTCTAAAATCAGCTTTGGAAGCAACCTGGGGGCTCACTGTGAGGAGGGTGAGGAGAAGCACCCAATAGCCCTGGGCACCCCAGCCCTgctcccactgcccccaccccagctcctgTCACCACCCCCCAAGTCTCCAGCCTTTGCTGGCCCTGGTCGCCCTGGTGAGCAGCCCTCACCCTGCCAGGAGGGGAGCCAGGGTGGCAGTCGGAGCAGCAGTGTGGCCTCCTTGGAGAAGGGGACTGCACCAGCAACCCGGGCCCGTACACCTTTGACCGCTGCCCAGCAGAAGTACAAGAAGGGTGACGTGGTCTGCACACCCAATGGAATCCGAAAGAAGTTCAATGGCAAGCAGTGGCGACGACTGTGCTCCAGAGATGGCTGCATGAAGGAGTCACAGCGGCGGGGCTACTGTTCACGCCACCTGTCCATGCGAACCAAGGAGATGGAGGGCCTGGCAGACAGTGGGCCAGGTGGGGCCGGGCGACCAGCTGGTGTGGCAGCCCGTGAGGGTAGCACAGAATTCGACTGGGGTGATGAGACATCGAGGGACAGTGAGGCCAGCAGTGTGGCTGCCCGGGGAGACTCACGCCCACGCCTGGTGGCCCCTGCTGACCTGTCTCGCTTTGAGTTCGATGAGTGTGAAGCGGCTGTGATGCTGGTGTCACTGGGCAGTTCGCGCTCAGGCACGCCTTCCTTTTCACCAGTCTCAACACAGTCGCCTTTCTCACCAGCCCCATCACCCTCGCCCTCACCACTCTTTGGCTTCCGTCCTGCCAACTTCAGCCCCATCAATGCTTCACCTGTCATCCAGCGCACTGCTGTTCGCAGTCGCCACCTGAGTGCCAGCACCCCTAAGGCAGGTGTGCTGACACCACCAGACCTGGGTCCCCACCCACCACCACCTGCCCCCCGAGAGCGCCATTCCTCCGGCATCCTTCCCACTTTCCAGACCAACCTAACCTTTACTGTGCCCATCAGCCCCGGGCGGCGGAAGACTGAGCTACTGCCCCACCCAGGAGCATTGGGGGCTCCTGGAGCAGGAGGTGGAGGAGCCACCTCAGACTTCCCCAAGAGTGACAGCTTAGACTCTAGTGTGGACTCGGTGTCCCACACACCTACACCCTCCACGCCAGCTAGCTTCCGGGCTGTGTCGCCCGCTGTGCCCTTCTCTCGCTCCCGCCAATCTTCACCATTGCTGCTGTTGCCCCCTCCTGCCGGCCTGACCTCGGATCCAGGGCCCTCCGTGCGCAGGGTACCTGCTGTGCAGCGGGACTCGCCCGTCATTGTCCGCAACCCTGATGTGCCACTGCCCTCCAAATTCTCTGGAGAGGTGGGCACTGCCAGTGAAGCGCGGGCTGGAGGACCTGGGCGGGGCTGCCGTGAGACCCCAGTGCCCCCTGGGGTGGCCAGTGGGAAGACTGGCCCACACCCGCCTCTGCCAGCCCCTGTGCCTATCACCGTGCCTCCAGCCGCGCCGACTGCTGTGGCCCAGCCGATGCCCACCTTTGGCCTGGCTTCTTCACCCTTCCAGCCTGTGGCCTTCCACCCCTCACCTGCTGCCCTGTTGCCAGTCCTTGTGCCCAGCAGCTATACTAGCCATCCTGCCCCCAAGAAGGAAGTCATCATGGGCCGGCCTGGAACAG TGTGGACAAATGTGGAACCTCGCTCTGTGGCTGTGTTCCCCTGGCactccttagtccccttcttggcACCTAGCCAGCCAGACCCTTCTGTGCAGCCCAGTGAGGCCCAACAACCTGCCAGCCACCCAGTGGCTTCCAGCCAGAGCAAAG AACCTGCTGAGTCAGCAGCTGTTGCTCATGAGCAGCCACCAGGAGGGGCTGGAAATGCTGATCCTGGACGGCCCCCTGGAGCCACATGCCCTGAAAGCCCAGGACCTGGACTGCCACACACTTTGGGGGTGGTGGAACCTGGCAAAGGTCCTCCTCCCACCACTGAGGAGGAGGCCCCTGGTCCCCCAGGAGAGCCTCGGTTGGATAGTGAGACAGAGAGTGACCATGATGATGC CTTTCTCTCCATCATGTCTCCTGAGATGCAGTTGCCTCTGCCACCTGGAAAACGTAGGACCCAGTCCTTAAGTGCTCTGCCCAAGGAACGAGACTCATCTTCAGAGAAGGATGGAAGAAGCCCTAACAAG CGGGAGAAGGACCACATCCGGCGGCCCATGAATGCCTTCATGATCTTCAGCAAGCGGCATAGGGCTTTGGTCCATCAGCGTCACCCCAATCAGGATAACCGGACTGTTAGCAAGATTCTGGGCGAATGGTGGTATGCCCTGGGACCCAAAGAGAAGCAGAAGTATCACGACCTGGCCTTCCAG GTGAAGGAGGCCCATTTCAAGGCCCACCCAGATTGGAAGTGGTGCAACAAGGACCGAAAGAAGTCCAGCTCAGAGGCCAAGCCCACGAGCCTGGGGCTGGCAGGAGGGCACAAGGAGACGCGGGAGCGGAGCATGTCGGAGACGGGCACTGCCGCTGCCCCTGGGG TGTCGTCTGAGCTCCTGTCCGTTGCAGCCCAGACACTCTTGAGCTCTGACACCAAGACTCCAGGGAGTGGTCCCTGTGGAGCAGAACGGCTACACACAGTTGGGGGGCCTGGCTCTGCCCGGCCCCGAGCCTTTTCTCACAGCGGTGTACACAGCCTGGATGGTGGGGAAGTAGACAGCCAGGCACTACAAGAACTGACTCAG ATGGTGTCTGGTCCCACATCGTACTCTGGTTCAAAGCCTTCCACCCAGTATGGCACTCCAGGCCCCTTCACAGCTCCTGGTGAGGGAGGCACCTTAGCAGCCAGTGGGCGCCCCCCACTGCTGCCCACCCGAGCCTCTCGTTCCCAGCGTGCAACCAGTGAGGACATGACCAGTGACGAGGAACGCATGGTCATCTGTGAGGAAGAAGGGGATGATGATGTCATTG CTGATGATGGTTTTGGCACCACTGACATTGATCTCAAGTGCAAGGAACGGGTGACTGACAGCGAAAGTGGGGACAGTTCTGGGGAGGACCCAGAAGGCAACAAG GGCTTTGGCCGTAAGGTGTTCTCACCTGTGATCCGCTCCTCTTTTACCCACTGCCGTCCCACACTGGACCCTGAGCCACCAGGGCCCCCGGATCCACCTGCAGCCTTTGGCAAAGGCTATGGTCCCAccccatcctcttcctcctcacctgCTGCCACCACCTCAACCTCAGTAGCTAACTCCTACTCATTGGGCTCTGGAACCTTCAAGGCCCAGGAGTCTAGTCAGGGTGGCACAGTTGGCCTACTACGGCCCCCACATCCTGGGGCTGGGGGCCCAGTGACACCTTCCAAGGCTACTCGGTTTCTCCCAGCGGATCCTGCCTCCTTCCGTCGCAAGAGACCTGAAAGTGTTGGCAGTCTGGAGCCACCAGGCCCGTCAGTCATTGCAGCGCCTCCCAGTGGGGGAGGAAACACTCTGCAGACATTGGTGGTGCCCCCAAacaaggaggagagggagagcagTGGAGCCCGAGTGCCCTCAGCCCCAGCCCCATCACTGGCTTATGGGGCCCCAGCAGCTCCCCTGGCCCGCCCTGCTGCCACCATGGTCACAAATGTGGTGCGGCCTGTCAGCAGTACTCCTGTGCCCATTGCCTCTAAGCCCTTCCCCAGCTCTGGCCGGGCTGAGGTATCTCCAAATGACACAGCAGGTGCCAGGACTGAAATGGGCACTGGGTCTCGGGTGCCTGGGGGCTCCCCAGTGGGGGTCAGCTTAGTGTATTCGGACAAGAAGTCTACAGCAGCCTCTTCACCAGCCCCGCATTTGGTGGCTGGGCCCCTATTGGGCACTGTAGGGAAGGCCCCTGCCACTGTCACCAACCTGCTGGTGGGCACCCCAGGCTATGGGACTCCTGCACCCCCTGCTGTTCAGTTCATTGCCCAGGGAGCCCCTGGCAGTGGGAGCACTGCCGGTTCAGGAGCAGGTACTGGGAGTGGCCCCAATGGGCCAGTACCCCTGGGCATTTTACAACCAGGTGCCCTGGGCAAGGCAGGGGGAATCACCCAGGTGCAGTACATCCTGCCCACGCTGCCCCAGCAGCTTCAAGTGGCCCCTGCACCCGCACCAGCCCCGGGAACCAAGGCAGCAGCTCCCAGTGGCCCTGCACCCACCACCAGCATCCGTTTTACTCTCCCACCGGGCACCTGCACCTCCACCAACGGCAAGGTCCTGGCCGCCACTGCACCCACTCCTGGCATCCCTATCTTGCAGTCTGTACCCTCCGCCCCACCCCCTAAAG CGCAGTCAGTTTCTCCTGTGCAGGCCCCGCCCCAAAGTGGCTCAGCCCAGCTGCTGCCTGGGAAGGTACTAGTGCCCTTGGCCACCCCTAGCATGTCAGTGCGGGGTGGGGGGGCCAGCCAGCCACTGCCTCTGGTGAGCCAGCCTTTCTCAGTACCTGTGCAGAATGGTGCCCAGCCACCCAGCAAG ATCATCCAGCTGACTCCTGTGCCTGTGAGCACACCTAGCGGCCTGGTGCCGCCCCTGAGCCCAGCCACACTCCCTGGAACCACCTCCCAGCCCCAGAAGGTCCTGCTGCCCTCCTCTACCAG AATCACCTATGTGCAGTCAGCTGGCGGGCACTCTTTGCCTCTGGGCACCAGCCCTGCATCCAGCCAGGCTGGAACGGTTACCTCGTATGGGCCCACAAGCTCCGTAGCTCTAGGCTTCACCTCGCTGGGACCCAGTGGCCCCACCTTCGTGCAGCCCCTGCTGTCAG cAGGCCAAACCCCACTCCTGGCTCCTGGCCAAGTGGGCATGTCGCCTGTGCCTAGTCCCCAGCTGCCTCCTGCCTGTACAGCCCCTGGAGGTCCTGTGATAACGGCGTTTTACCCTGGCAGCCCTGCACCCACCTCAGCACCGCTAGCCCAGCCATCCCAGGCACCCCCAAGCCTGGTCTACACTGTGGCCACCAGCACCACCCCTCCTGCTGCCACCATTCTGCCCAAGGGCCCATCAGCCTCTGTTACTGCCACCCCAGCCCCTACTAGTCCTTTTCCTAGTGCCTCAG CAGGCTCTATGACCTACAGCTTAGTGGCTCCCAAGGCCCAGCGGCCTAGCCCCAAGGCCCCCCAGAAAGTAAAGGCGGCCATTGCCAGCATTCCTGTGGGCTCCTTTGAGGCAGGTGCCCCGGTGCGGCCTGGCCCTGCACCCCGGCAGCCTCTGGAGCCTGGCCCAGCTCGAGAGTCAACTGGCCCTGAGTCTGAGCTTGAGGGGCAGCTCACACCACCagtccctccaccaccaccagagACCTGGCCTCCCACTGCCCGGAGCAGCCCACCACCACCCCTGCCTGCTGAGGAGCGGACCAGCACCAAGGTCCCTGAGACTGTG GCCAGCAAATTCCCCAGCTCATCTTCAGATTGGCGTGTCCCTGGGCTGGGCCTGGAGTCTCGTGGGGAGCCTCCCACTCCTCCTAGCCCAGCTCCAGCTTCAGCCAGTGGCAGCAGTGGTGGCAGCAGTGAGGGCAGCAGTGGGAGGGCAACCTGTGACACACCTGAGCGCAAAGAAGCGGCTAGTACCGGCAAGAAGGTGAAGGTGCGGCCCCCGCCCTTGAAGAAGACCTTTGACTCTGTGGACAA GGTCCTGTCAGAGGTAGACTTCGAAGAGCGCTTTGCTGAGCTTCCTGAGTTTCGGCCAGAAGAGGTGCTGCCCTCGCCCACACTGCAGTCTCTGGCCACCTCACCCCGGGCCATCCTGGGCTCTTACCGCAAGAAGAGGAAGAACTCCACCG ACCTGGACTCAGCTCCTGAGGACCCCACCTCACCCAAGCGCAAGATGAGAAGACGCTCCAGCTGCAGCTCGGAGCCCAACACCCCCAAGAGTGCCAAGTGCGAAGGGGACATCTTCACCTTTGACCGCACAG GTACCGAAGCTGAGGATGTATTAGGGGAGCTGGAGTATGAAAAGGTGCCCTACTCTTCGCTGCGGCGTACCCTGGACCAGCGCCGGGCTCTGGTCATGCAGCTCTTCCAGGACCATGGCTTCTTCCCATCAG